From the genome of Cololabis saira isolate AMF1-May2022 chromosome 4, fColSai1.1, whole genome shotgun sequence:
CGTCCTGGTGAGGCCCCGCCTCcgtagccccgccccccgccgggccttcacaataaaagcctctCTGAGCGagccttcacaataaaagcctctCTGACGAGCTTGTGTTCCCGCAGCGCCGAGGAGCTTTTCCCCGGACGGCCGTACGGAGCGCTGGACTCCGGATTCAACAGCGTGGACAGCGGAGACAAACGCTGGCTGGGCAACGAGGTCAGACACACTGTAACTAATTATTACCACTAAATATTGTCGTTAACGAacatttatcacctgaggaaaacgagacgcaacgaaaatgctggtcatgtgacgataacgacaattaaatatataatgcaatatcgtagaggaaaagaacgagactaaaatgtagattacaaaataaaaactatgataaaatgtgcatccatcatccatccatccatcatccatcatccttccatcatctgtctatccatccatcatccatccatccatccatcatccatccatccatcatccttccatcatctgtctatccatccatcatccatccatccatacatccatcatccatccatccatacatccatcatccatccatccatacatacatccatccatccatacatcatccatccatcatccatccatcatccgtccatccatccatcatccatccatccatcatccttccatcatctgtctatccatccatcatccatccatacatccatccatccatacatacatacatccatccatccatccatccatccatccatccatccatccatccatccatccatccatccatccatccatccatccatcaaacatccatccaaattggcgagccagccaggaggatAATcagtcttttttcttattttcaaaaTTATCAAAATCACAACTATCTAAAAATTATCATTTAACATCTCCGGTTTATCAAACATCTTCATGTAACCAGCCAATCTTTCtaagtgaaataaataaataaataagattaaaaaaattatgaaactCTTTGGTAACCCTGGGttacatgccccccccccccccccccccccgagggcCCGTTGTCATGCCAACCCTTCCCGTTGTTCCAGGCCTCGGAGGAGCTGTCGGAGCTGCACCTGCGGGTGACGGAGGTCCAGAGAcaccgaggaggaggaggaccagGAGCCCTGCTGGCCAACGGCACCGGTGAGACGCCGCCGTCCCGCCCCCGACGTTTAAGAGTTTAAGAGTTACCTTCACACCTGCCATTGATTTCCTGTAATGGAGGAAGGAGATTCAGTTCAGGAAGCAAACGTTTTTTTTACCTCTTCTTTTGAAATTAGTTACAAAAGGTGTTTTTTGGCCAGCTTACTTTTCTTGCCAGTGGATGTTACACTCTGGGAATGAGAAATAAAACGGAGAcccttatttttgtttttggagtGACATTTTTTGATCTGTGTCGCTAGGCTAGCAACGAACACCGCTTTGTGGACGTAACTTCTTGCTAACGATTGACTGGGACAGAGTAAGCTGGGGATgttcaactggcggcccgcgggccactggcggcccgccaggagcttttatgtggcccctggtcatatttcaaaaaaaggggggaaagtagtgttgtcccgatcgattgatcggcgtcacttccggccggcaagcgaaactaacatggtttacatatcgcattttgttgaataaaagtttaagatgctcggtagccttttcagttggttaatgattcattggacagtgtttgtacatgttaatctctgctagagatgttttttactacttcagattttttgccagtgttgcacagtgataatgtttgtcacattatttgttattaacctccgtttatAGAGGACTAGTTTACATCATtagcttctaggattggcctgaaacttttttcctttgaatctctaaatgaggactttgcatttcagatggatttctaagcctcctataatttcatgatggtttgttttgctgatataatgcacagatgtgtcataaataaaggagcttatggttaatattttggttccttatttataacatcaaactggctactatggactgaaatgcttaatataatattcaaataaggaaatcttggtggaaagtggtgctttgtcattatggcgtgttttattaaaattaggtcaatatcaacttcattaagtttgcacaatgcatggtttcaaaatgaacttgcatttaaaataatatttctttatctgaatattatatttaacattcacaatgactaaatctggagacaattaatacataattcatatgtaaactagacagatattctcctgctcatccctgtgcacaaatgtattatatatacataaatcttcgtcattgagtgcaaaatacattttgaaaacccccacattttttGTTGCGGCCTCCTCCATACAttctttttgcagatgtggcccccgggcctaatctagttgaatacccctggagTAAGCCATAAGCAACTATCTCAAGTTCTAATTTAAACCTTTCccccaggtgtggagctggagCAGATCGACTTCATCGACAGCTGCGTGGACGAGGAGGACGACGGCCGGACCCGGGGACGAGGAGAACGAGGGGAACGAGGAGAACGGGCTGACAGCCTCAGCTCCCAGTTCATGGCCTACATCGAGAGACGCATCACCAGAGAGGTGGGAGCCCCGTCCACCCCCGTTAGGGGTCGGAGGGGACAGGGACGATGCAGTCAAACACAGATACAAGCTAGCAGCTGATGTGTTGCATGTAGAGTTTATAGCTAGTGCTAATTCCCTTCCGTacgacgagtattagggccaagctaagacaaaaaaaaaaagtgaaaatcacgagaataaagtcataatattacgactttattctcgtaatgttacgactttattctcgtaatgttacgactttgttctcgtaatgttacgactttattctcataatgttacgactttgttctcgtaattttacgactttattctcgtaatgttacgactttattctcctaatgttacgactttattctcgtaatgttacgactttattctcctaatgttacgactttattctcctaatgttacgactttattctcctaatgttacgactttattctcgtaatgttacgactttattctcgtaatgttacgactttattctcgtaatgttacgactttattctcctaacgtaacgactttattctcgtaatgttacgactttattctcctaacgtaacgactttattctcgtaatgttacgactttattctcgtaatgttacgactttattctcgtaatgttacgactttattctcgtaatgttacgactttattctcgtagtgttacgactttattctcctaatgttacgactttattctcctaatgttacgactttattctcctaatgttacgactttattctcctaatgttacgactttattctcgtaatgttacgactttattctcgtaatgttacgactttattctcgtaatgttacgactttattctcctaacgtaacgactttattctcgtaatgttacgactttattctcctaacgtaacgactttattctcgtaatgttacgactttattctcgtaatgttacgactttattctcgtaatgttacgactttattctcgtaatgttacgactttattctcctaatgttacgactttattctcctaatgttacgactttattctcctaatgttacgactttattctcgtaatgttacgactttattctcgtaatgttacgactttattctcgtaatattacgactttgttctcgtaatgttacgactttattctcgtaatgttacgactttattctcctaacgtaacgactttattctcctaacgtaacgactttattctcgtaatgttacgactttattctcgtaacgtaacgactttattctcgtaacgttacgactttattctcctaacgtaacgactttattctcctaatgttacgactttgttctcgtaatgttacgactttgttctcgtaatgttacgactttattctcgtaatgttacgactttattctcgtaatgttacgactttattctcgtaatattacgactttattctcgtaatgttacgactttattctcgtaatgttacgactttattctcgtaatgttacgactttattctcgtaatgttacgactttattctcgtaatattacgactttattctcgtattattacgactttattctcgtaatgttacgactttattcacgtaatgttacgactttattctcgtaatattacgactttattctcctaatgttacgactttattctcgtaatgtaaagactttattctcgtaatgtaacgactttattctcgtaatattacgactttattctcctaatgttacgactttattctcgtaatgtaaagactttattctcgtaatgttacgactttattctcgtaatattatgactttattctcgtaatgttacgactttattctcgtaacgtaacgactttattctcgtaacgttacgactttattctcctaacgtaacgactttattctcgtaatgttacgactttattctcgtaatgttacgactttattctcctaatgttacgactttgttctcgtaatgttacgactttgttctcgtaatgttacgactttattctcgtaatgttacgactttgttctcgtaatgttacgactttattctcgtaatgttacgactttattctggtaatgttacgactttattctcgtaatgttacgactttattctcgtaatattacgactttattctcgtattattacgactttattctcgtaatgttacgactttattctcgtaatgttacgactttattctcgtaatattacgactttattctcctaatgttacgactttattctcgtaatgtaaagactttattctcgtaatgtaacgactttattctcgtaatattacgactttattctcctaatgttacgactttattctcgtaatgtaaagactttattctcgtaatgttacgactttattctcgtaatattatgactttattctcgtaatattacgactttattctcgtaatgttacgactttattctcgtaatgttacgactttattctcgtaatgtttcgactttattctcctaatgttacgactttattctcgtaatgttacgactttattctcctaatgttacgactttattctcctaatgttacgactttattctcctaatgttacgactttattctcgtaatgttacgactttattctcgtaatgttacgactttattctcgtaatgttacgactttattctcgtaatgttacgactttattctcgtaatgttacgactttattctcctaatgttacgactttattctcgtaatgttacgactttattctcgtaatgttatgactttattctcctaatgttacgactttattctcctaatcttacgactttattctcctaatgttacgactttattctcctaatgttacgactttattctcgtaatgttacgactttattctcctaatcttacgactttattctcctaatgttacgactttattctcctaatgttacgactttattctcgtagtgttacgactttattctcgtaatgttacgactttattctcgtaatgttacgactttattctcgtaatgtaacgactttattcttgtaatgttgtcgtaatgttacgactttgttctcgtaatgtaacgactttgttctcgtaatgttacgactttgttctcgtaatgttacgactttattctcgtaacgttacgactttgttctcgtaatgttacgactttattctcgtaatgttacgactttattctcgtaatgttacgactttattctcgtaatgttacgactttattctcgtaatgttactacTTTGTTCTCGTAATGTAACGACTTTACCGCCTCTCCTCTCACCCTCTCTTGTCTCCTCAGGGTTCTCCTGTGAAGAACAGCTTGTCCAGGTCAGAACAGAGACACAGCAGGTAAGAACAGAACCTGCCGGTTCCCAGAACCTCACGGTTCCCAGAacctctgccccccccccagtcTGACGCTCTGATTGGTTCCTACAGGAGTGTGGTGGACGGAGTCCCCGCCCCCCCCAGCTCCCACAGCCAGGTAACTGCCCACCTGATCCACAGGCGACAGGAACCGTTGATGCAGGACTGATAAACTTCCCTCTGTCCTCCTCAGAgagcaggttctggttctggtcccggtccaggGGGGGtggagaggatgaggagggagGCTCAGATGGCGGCGCTGCGGTACGACGAGGAGAGACAGAAGAACCGATCTGGGCAGAGAGACGGCAGCGGCAGCTACGGCAAGGTAGGTCAGGGTCAGGAACCGGTCTGAGCCGGTTCAAACAGGTCAGggaccggtctgaaccggttcAAACAGGTCAGggaccggtctgaaccggttcAAACAGGTCAGggaccggtctgaaccggtttAAACCAGTCAGGAACCAGTCTAAACCAGTCAGGAACCGGTCTAAACCAGTCAGGAACCGGtctaaaccagtttaaaccagtcaGTGACTGGTCTAAACCAGTCAGGAACCGGtctaaaccagtttaaaccagtcaGGAACCGGtctaaaccagtttaaaccagtcaGGAACCAGTCTAAACCAGTCAGGAACCGGtctaaaccagtttaaaccagtcaGTAACCGGTCTAAACCAGTCAGGAACCGGTCTAAACCAGTCAGTAACCGGTCTAAACCAGTCAGGAACCGGTCTAAACCGGTCAGGAACCGGTCTAAACCAGTCAGGAACCGGtctaaaccagtttaaaccagtcaGTAACTGGTCTAAACCAGTCAGGAACCGGtctaaaccagtttaaaccagtcaGGAACCGGtctaaaccagtttaaaccagtcaGGAACCAGTCTAAACCAGTCAGGAACCGGtctaaaccagtttaaaccagtcaGTAACCGGTCTAAACCAGTCAGGAACCGGTCTAAACCAGTCAGTAACCGGTCTAAACCAGTCAGGAACCGGTCTAAACCGGTCAGTAACCGGTCTAAACCGGTCAGGAACCGGTCTAAACCGGTCAGGAACCGGTCTAAACCAGTCAGGAACCGGTCTAAACCAGTCAGGAACCGGTCTAAACCAGTCAGGAACCGGTCTAAACCAGTCAGGAACCGGTCTAAACCAGTCAGGAACCGGTCTAAACCAGTCAGGAACCGGTCTAAACCAGTCAGGAACCGGTCTAAACCAGTCAGGAACCGGTCTAAACCAGTCAGGAACCGGTCTAAACCAGTCAGGAACCGGTCTAAACCAGTCAGGAACCGGTCTAAACCAGTCAGGAACCGGtctaaaccagtttaaaccagtcaGTTACCGGTCTAAACCAGTCAGGACCCATTTTAAACCGGTCAGGAACCGGTCTAAACCAGTAAGGAACCGGTCTAAAGTTCAAACCGGTAACCGGCAGATTTAGACCAGTTGAAACCAGTTCTGTTCCCAGCTGTTGTCTTTCCCCGTTGTCATGACGATGTGTCTGGTTTCCCCGTTGTCATGACGATGTGTCTGGTTTCCCCGTTGTCATGACGATGTGTCTGGTTTCCCCGTTGTCATGACGATGTGTCTCGTTTCCCTGTTGTCATGACGATGTGTCTGGTTTCCCCGTTGTCATGACGATGTGTCTCGTTTCCTGTTGTCATGACGATGTGTCTCGTTTCCCTGTTGTCATGACGATGTGTCTCGTTTCCCTGTTGTCATGACGATGTGTCTCGTTTCCTGTTGTCATGACGATGTGTCTCGTTTCCTGTTGTCATGACGATGTGTCTCGTTTCAGCCCAAAGCTTCTCCCAGTCCAACCAAGTCCAGCCCGGAGTCGGAGGTGAGACCTTCACGTGACCTTTACTCTGCTGTTTGTTTGTCaggaacttcctgtttcagcTCCCAGTAGTTTGATAGGCCAGCGGggtttagccccgcccctccctctagccccgccccctcaccccccccgtCTGTAATGTTTGTGTTCAGAGCTGTTACCCCTCCAGACGCTCCACCCACACAGACGACTCCGCCCTCTTCATGGTaagcattagccccgccccctcccagcatgcacctgtcCACCTGTCACTCATCAGcatccaagccccgcccacatcctgtaactcctcccactCTTCCTGTGTCCTAACGTCAGAACCGGTCCTGATCCCCCCCCTCCTCTTTCACCTGTAGCCCTGTTTCctgtagggctgcaactaacgattattttaataatcgattaatCTGTCAATTATTTTTTCGACTAATCGATGaatgggataaaaaaaaagcattaaattccAACCATTCGAAAACAGAACTGACAGTGCAAATTCAGTGCAGATAATATTCAGAAAGTTCACAAACAGGTTGCTCCTTGAACATCCCTGAGCTTTTAaagtattgattaaaaaaaacaaactaaatggactaacagaaaacatacacatgtatgctttacatctgccaaatatataaaaataaagtgcacaaaagaggtatactttgtttaaaagggacctgagctgtcagaacaataaataaattataaaaaataaagaaaaatacaaatcagaaacaggatttgtttgaacattacaatttgttctctcactgccttcactcaaaaaactaagatcTTACCAAGAAGTTTTCTTATTTATAACCTAAacatgccattacacctgataacacacatcacttcaaaggttaggtgtttttcccacgtgtttcaattgaactttcatttgtgtcaagcaaattttaagttctagttaagttttaagttaaagtcttcataagattttgagttttggcagtgttccaAATAAACTTCTGatccctgctgtattggagcagatTAGCCACCAGTGCTACTcgttttatccatcaatgactacagagataaaattgaaaactacccagttagctttatgacgtttttatttttctgacattttctgccttttcttttagttaaaactgtagcaggaacagatgtttagaggaacctatgtgtgtaccgggttagagggggaacatataggtgctgcattaaatgtagtccgggagaATTACCTCAACTTCAGCTCTgcgacttaaggctgatttgtggttccgcgttacatcaacacagagcctacggcgtagggtacgtggcggtGTGCGtggccgcgtagcctacgccgtcggtttaacgcggaaccataaatcaggctttagtgaGTGACGTAATAATCACGCGACACAACGAATCGATAATGGAATTTGTTGCCAACGcttttaataatcgatttttATCGATTTTATCGATTCgttgttgcagccctagtttTGTCTTTAAGCCCCGCCCCTACAGGTGCATGCCCCTACAGCTGCATCGCCCCTACAGCTGCATCGCCCCTACAGCTGCATGCCCCGCCCCTACAGCTGCATGCCCCGCCCCTACAGCTGCATGCCCCGCCCCTACAGCTGCATCGCCCCTACAGCTGCATGCCCCGCCCCTACAGGTGCATGTCCCGCCCCTACAGCTGCATGTCCCGCCCCTCCAGCTGCATGTCCCGCCCCTACAGGTGCATGCCCCGCCCCTACAGCTGCATGCCCCGCCCCTACAGCTGCATGCCCCGCCCCTACAGGTGCATGCCCCGCCCCTACAGCTGCATACGCCCCTACAGTTGCATCCCCCGCCCCTACAGCTGCATGGAGCTGTGGGTGAATGACACATGTTGCTACGGTGTGACttctggtccaggttctggttctggaactaGATGCACTGATCAGGATTCTTGGAGCCGATcaccaaaatcagtatctgctgatcaccgatcacagatcacgtgaaatccataaattcttcaatattgttgtctcttgtacaacactgacattggaGATTAGATCAGATTAGATCAGATCAgtgttagggctggggatcgattcaaatgtcaagaatcgattcgattccgattcttaagattcagaatcgattatcaagatttgattcaactcgattcgattccgatattgatttgggttagtgttaataaaactgttttttgagctcttgcatgaatgatatgactgtagttctgcaacatatgaatactagtattatattgagattcaacagcaagtattgcagctaatgatgctgtaaggaccaatcagctcccagaatgctgatagaactgaaacagaaacatcgtgtgtcagaattaccaaacagatccagggaggaaacagaggacgaaagaaatcagttttattttttcccacattccgtttttatttgttccattttcggtctatttttgtttttcatttttgagaatttggtttttagcattttttgcaaatgtaactccaagacagtatataaagtaatgaaatatagacaatttatgcaattataacctaacactttaatgttttcatacctttaaacatatttaaaggcaaaaacatggcaccagttattctcgtgtccaacaaaacattccttttttggggagaaacaaaaaaataaccaaaagttgtaatgatgaaaaaaaaaaaaaaaacataaataaataaaagaaaaaaaaaatccaggtccagttcctggtccaggttctggtccaggttctggtccagatccaggtctaaCGGTCTCTTCTCTCTCAGCAGGGGGAGGAGAGAGCATCTCTGTCTCCGACAGGTAAGACGCCGCCCATCGTTGTGGCTCCGCCCATCGTTGTGGCTCCGCCCACAGCCGAGCTGTCACTCAAACCcctgtctctctccctccagccaatCAGTCGCCCTCGTACCCGGGGGGCGTGGCCTCCTCCCCGGGGGGCGTGGCCTCCTGCCGGCCCGAGAGCTTCCTGTACCGGCTGGGCCAGCGGGAGGAGAAGAGGCGGAGCGACCGGTCACCTGCcggggaggccccgccccctccggtaGCCCCGCCCCTGCAGGGCCACGACGCCGAGCTGGTGGACCAGCTGAGGAaggtgaggccccgcccccttacAGGAACCGGTTCAGACCAGTCTAAACCAGTCAGGAACTAGTTCTTACCAGTCAGGAACCGGTCTAAACCAGTCAGGACCAGGTTTAAACCAGTCAGGACCAGGTTTAGACCAGTCAGGACCAGGTTTAGACCAGTCTAAACCAGTCAGGAACCGGTTCTAACCAGTCAGGAACCAGTTTTAACCAGTCAGGAACCGGTCTAAACCAGTCAGGACCAGGTTTAGACCAGTCAGGAACCAGTTCTAACCAGTCTAAACCAGTCAGGACCAGGTTTAAACCAGTCAGGAACCAGTTCAGACCAGTCTAAACCAGTCAGGAACTGGTCTAAACCAGTCAGGAGCCGGTCCAAACCAGCCAGGAGCCGGTCCAAAccagtcaggaactggtttagaccAGTCTAAAccagtcaggaactggtttaaacCAGTCAGGACCAGGTTTAGACCGGTCTAAACCAGTCAGGAACCGGTCTTAACCAGTCAAGAACCGGTCTAAACCAGTCAGGGGCCGGTCtacagattagattagatcagattgtcctttatttctccctcagtgggtaaattctctttgtgcagcagcagtaaactcaacacacacatgcagggaaagagtaaaatattatataattacCAAATATAAACAGTACACTCACCTGTCAAACACAAGCTTCCTGATTGGCTGACGTTGTCTCCTCCCCCAGAACATCGAGCTCCGCCTCAAGCTGGCGTTGCCTAGCGACCTGGGGGCGGCGCTGACGGACGGCGTGGTGCTGTGTCACCTGGCCAATCACGTGAGGCCGCGCTCGGTGCCGAGTATCCACGTCCCCTCCCCCGCCGTGGTGAgtaaagccccgccccctgaccccTCCCCCGCCGTGGTGAgtacaagccccgccccctgaccctGACTCCGCCCCTCCCCGTCGTGGTGAGTAGTTGTAGCGCCGTTATAAGgtaatcatttcctgaaaatgtattaaaatttgcacttaactcaattgaaaatgtaatgggggggaccgcaggcagggggaagcagcaacaggatgaccagagggggggggggggggggcgggaccgcaggccagaacgcagctcccgaagctccggcctgcaaacatgcacaaaagagaaataaGGGGGGCCAGTGTGagtaccagattgtatcgggctgaaatattttccccggatgtgtgcattttttccccacgatggtatttttttgccatgttaagctaggaaggtagtttttcaccatgtcttcacattcaaaaagtcttttttggcaattgcggattaatcagtgagcgcttagttgacgttacatttttttaattatatttatataatgtattatgactattttgcttagacatttacagattcaacaatgagaacatatagagacatacacttctgtaaagtcagaagcagcagatcatagtggaggtaaaagggagaagaaacatatacaaggaaTTACTAAATAAATGCTGCTGTAACTGCTGtgcggaacgtcatcacgtacggtcaaaagccaatcacaagacggaacgtcatcatgtacggggagccggtaaaaaaaagcaggtgggaaaaaaaagcaccgacaccggcacaagaaactacaggaacgatggacaaaagtGATGgatatgagatatttataataaataaaaatggagaagagaggaagggaagagaggattacattttcgattgattATGTGCAAAttctattacattttcaggcgttattacattttcaggaaattgttacattatagggtgctacagtaTTGATTGGTCCTgtacaagccccgccccctgaccctGGCTCCGCCCCTGGCCCTGACTCCGCCCTCTCCCCGCAGCCCAAGCTAACGATGGCTAAGTGCCGCCGCAACGTGGAGAACTTCCTGGAGGCGTGTCGACGCATCGGAGTCCCGCAGGTAACAGCCCTgaaccggttctggttctggtccaggtcctggttctggtccagtctGGATCCAGGTCCCGGTCCGAGAACCAGATTCTCAGCTGCTTCTGAAACTAAcaactttcttcttcttcttccaccTTTCTGGACATTGTGTCTCCGCCCTCTTTTGTATCTCCGCCCTCTTTTATGGCTCCGccccctcacctgtgtctcccccctcacctgtctccCCCCCACCTGTGGCCCCTCCCCCTCACCTGTAACTCCGCCCCCCCAGGACAGCCTGTGCTCGGTCGGGGAGGTGCTCCAGGGCCGGGGGGGCGGGGTCTACAGGACGGTGGGCGTGCTCTTGTCcttggctccgccccctctgggATTGGCCGGTTTCGCCCTCTTCTACCTGTCCGTCATGTCTGTGCTGTGTGTCCTGTACAGCCAGCTGGGACCCCAGGACTGAGGGGACATGGGGGACCCCCCGCGACACCTGAGGACCCCCCAGGGAGGTCCGGGGGCCTCATGTTGAAGCACATTTACTGAACTGAACTCTGGTATGTGGATGGATGAATCCAGGGAGACGAGCTGGAGACTTTTCCTTGGTCCCTGGTCTCTGGTTCTCATGTCCAAACCTTCATAGACTCTCAAACTCATGGACCCGCTGACGGCCGAGACCTGGGGGGACCTGAGGACCTGGAGACAGTCTCAGCAAGACGGTGTAGTTATCAGTGTGGTTatcccttgtttacattccaccagggagattgtgactgga
Proteins encoded in this window:
- the lrch3 gene encoding DISP complex protein LRCH3 isoform X3, producing the protein MAASALLGSADTGLPFPAGGGSSAGTGPGPGPAAPPGPWNRSVDRALDEAAASGVLNLSGRKLKEFPRSAANHDLADTTRADLSRNRLAELPLEVCVFVSLESLNLYQNCLRSLPDGLVNLQTLTYLNLSRNQLPQLPPVLCSLPLKVLIACNNKLVSLPEELGLLRNLTELDVSCNEIQSLPPQVGQLENLRDLNIRRNHLVQLPPELAQLPLVRLDFSCNKVTSIPVCYRRLSQLQTIVLDNNPLQTPPAQICIKGKVHIFKYLNSEASKTPTELPEYRPHTSCAEELFPGRPYGALDSGFNSVDSGDKRWLGNEASEELSELHLRVTEVQRHRGGGGPGALLANGTGVELEQIDFIDSCVDEEDDGRTRGRGERGERGERADSLSSQFMAYIERRITREGSPVKNSLSRSEQRHSRSVVDGVPAPPSSHSQRAGSGSGPGPGGVERMRREAQMAALRYDEERQKNRSGQRDGSGSYGKPKASPSPTKSSPESEQGEERASLSPTANQSPSYPGGVASSPGGVASCRPESFLYRLGQREEKRRSDRSPAGEAPPPPVAPPLQGHDAELVDQLRKNIELRLKLALPSDLGAALTDGVVLCHLANHVRPRSVPSIHVPSPAVPKLTMAKCRRNVENFLEACRRIGVPQDSLCSVGEVLQGRGGGVYRTVGVLLSLAPPPLGLAGFALFYLSVMSVLCVLYSQLGPQD